A DNA window from Pseudomonadota bacterium contains the following coding sequences:
- a CDS encoding MFS transporter: MKYITRTVWALSLVSLFTDTASEMLYPIMPIYLKSIGFSIVLIGILEGVAEATAGLSKGYFGKLSDNSGRRVVFVQTGYALSAISKPMMGFFIYPLWIFFARTTDRFGKGIRTGARDAILSDEATPQTKGKVFGFHRAMDTFGAVLGPALALLYLYFYPQDYRTLFFIAFIPGLIAVFASLYLKDKKQTTLTEKNVISFFSFLNYWKGSPLIYRKVVIGLLTFALFNSSDVFLLLKAKESGLSDTMVIGVYIFYNLVYALCALPMGIIADKVGLKKIFIIGLTLFATVYFGMSVNANIYVYFGLFFLYGIYGAATEGISKAWISNITDKKDTATAIGTYSGFQSVCTMLASSLAGLIWYQFGATATFITTGIATLLVVSYFLIAIPSPVADKTGINA, from the coding sequence ATGAAATATATTACACGAACTGTTTGGGCTTTATCGCTTGTAAGCCTGTTCACCGACACGGCAAGCGAAATGCTTTACCCCATAATGCCGATTTATTTAAAGAGCATTGGCTTTTCAATTGTCCTCATCGGAATACTCGAAGGTGTCGCAGAAGCAACAGCAGGACTGAGTAAAGGATATTTCGGGAAACTTTCTGACAACTCAGGAAGACGAGTAGTTTTCGTGCAAACAGGCTATGCGTTAAGCGCTATTTCTAAACCGATGATGGGATTTTTCATCTATCCCCTTTGGATTTTCTTTGCACGAACCACTGACCGATTCGGGAAAGGAATACGAACAGGTGCGAGAGATGCAATCCTTTCTGATGAAGCAACACCTCAAACAAAGGGGAAAGTTTTTGGCTTTCACCGTGCCATGGATACCTTTGGCGCAGTATTAGGACCTGCACTTGCGTTGCTCTATCTGTATTTTTATCCCCAGGACTACAGGACATTATTTTTTATTGCATTTATTCCCGGACTTATTGCTGTATTTGCATCGTTATATCTTAAAGATAAAAAACAGACAACTTTAACAGAAAAAAATGTAATATCGTTCTTTTCCTTTCTTAATTATTGGAAAGGAAGCCCGTTGATATATCGCAAAGTTGTTATCGGGCTATTGACGTTTGCGTTGTTTAACAGCTCGGACGTGTTTCTCTTATTAAAAGCTAAAGAGTCAGGGCTAAGCGACACAATGGTAATTGGCGTCTATATTTTCTACAACCTTGTGTACGCTTTATGTGCCTTACCAATGGGTATTATTGCAGACAAAGTTGGTTTAAAGAAGATTTTTATCATTGGGCTTACGTTATTCGCAACGGTATATTTTGGAATGTCAGTTAATGCCAATATCTATGTTTATTTTGGACTATTTTTTCTCTATGGCATTTATGGAGCCGCAACAGAAGGAATTTCCAAAGCATGGATCAGCAACATTACCGATAAGAAAGATACAGCAACGGCAATAGGAACATATTCAGGTTTTCAGAGCGTCTGCACGATGTTAGCAAGTTCATTGGCAGGGCTGATCTGGTATCAATTTGGAGCAACTGCTACATTCATCACCACAGGCATTGCAACATTATTAGTCGTCTCTTATTTCTTAATTGCTATCCCAAGTCCAGTGGCAGACAAAACAGGGATTAATGCATAA
- the chrA gene encoding chromate efflux transporter, with the protein MKTECNHAERPFWCLLKEALYIGAVGYGGPAVLALAKQRLVHEKHIIEEKDFMDALALSQVLPGAIGVTLMGRIGYQVKELWGAILVPAVFALPSLVFIIFLSWAYFRFGNLPFVKSLFTGLGAMVVALLANASLLIGKSVFGKITFKDYKGFSISAFTFTGIYILHFNVLWLIMFSGLLGFLFFYFTGEFEDIPSQEGGTVMPSQAIGTLAAPQRHVKRYIPVIILFFIAGFICLLSPRAVEIANTFLKIGALGFGGGFTAIPLIKGVVVDQLHWVNEMQFRDGIALGQITPGPVFITAAFIGYHVAGIIGAFMAALAIFTPSVTAIVVLSRIHSRVRSLKAVRVVIKGFLSGFFGLLIAVTLQFGFNSLVDWKTWTIFLVALSYLFFLKKDTIWLILGTIAVSLFLFRLP; encoded by the coding sequence GTGAAAACTGAGTGTAACCATGCAGAAAGACCCTTCTGGTGTCTCCTCAAAGAAGCTCTGTATATCGGTGCTGTTGGCTATGGCGGTCCGGCGGTTCTGGCATTGGCAAAACAAAGGTTGGTGCACGAAAAACACATAATAGAGGAAAAGGATTTCATGGATGCACTGGCGCTTTCACAGGTTCTTCCGGGCGCCATCGGCGTTACGTTAATGGGGCGCATCGGCTATCAGGTGAAGGAACTATGGGGCGCCATTCTTGTGCCTGCCGTCTTCGCACTGCCCTCGTTGGTCTTTATCATTTTCCTGTCCTGGGCTTATTTTCGTTTTGGAAATCTGCCCTTTGTCAAATCTCTGTTCACAGGTCTGGGGGCTATGGTGGTTGCCTTGCTCGCAAACGCATCGCTCCTTATCGGCAAATCAGTCTTCGGGAAGATAACATTCAAAGATTACAAGGGATTTTCCATATCAGCGTTCACCTTTACCGGTATTTACATTCTTCACTTCAATGTGCTGTGGCTGATTATGTTTTCCGGACTCCTCGGATTTCTCTTTTTCTATTTCACCGGCGAATTTGAAGATATTCCCTCGCAAGAAGGCGGCACGGTCATGCCGTCTCAGGCTATCGGGACACTTGCAGCCCCGCAACGCCATGTTAAACGGTACATTCCGGTCATCATCCTTTTTTTTATCGCAGGTTTTATATGTTTATTGTCCCCAAGGGCCGTTGAAATCGCCAATACTTTTCTTAAAATTGGCGCGCTGGGGTTCGGGGGAGGGTTTACCGCCATCCCGCTTATCAAGGGCGTTGTCGTTGATCAATTACACTGGGTGAATGAGATGCAGTTCCGTGATGGCATTGCACTGGGTCAGATTACCCCTGGGCCGGTATTTATCACCGCTGCTTTTATCGGCTACCATGTTGCAGGTATCATTGGGGCCTTTATGGCAGCGCTGGCAATTTTTACGCCATCTGTAACCGCTATCGTTGTTTTGAGCAGAATCCACAGCAGAGTGCGTTCACTCAAGGCCGTCCGCGTAGTGATCAAAGGATTCCTGTCCGGTTTTTTTGGGCTGCTGATCGCAGTGACCTTGCAATTTGGATTCAATTCCCTTGTTGACTGGAAAAC